One genomic region from Pyrinomonadaceae bacterium encodes:
- the fabD gene encoding ACP S-malonyltransferase → MIAYMFPGQGSQSPGMGKDLADKFPAARRVFEEADEALGFALSDLCFNGPAEPLQLTENTQPAILTTSVAALRAMESENFPKPDFVAGHSLGEYSALVAAGALSLTDAVRTVRKRGQYMQAAVPVGTGAMAAILGADVETVAAACVEAAQGEVCSAANINSPNQIVIAGGAAAIDRAIEIVKARGAKRAVKLNVSAPFHCAMMMPAQERLALDLNELDFKDLATPVVTNVDARPINKGAEARDALIRQVSQPVRWLESVEFLATHGVQTLIEIGPGKVLSGLLRQINRELRGLNVEDENSLRAAREALA, encoded by the coding sequence ATGATTGCTTACATGTTTCCCGGCCAGGGGTCGCAAAGTCCGGGCATGGGAAAAGATTTGGCCGACAAGTTCCCAGCGGCCAGACGGGTCTTTGAAGAAGCGGATGAAGCACTCGGTTTCGCGCTGTCGGATTTGTGTTTCAACGGGCCGGCTGAACCGCTGCAGCTAACCGAGAATACGCAACCGGCGATCCTGACAACTTCCGTGGCCGCGCTCAGGGCAATGGAGAGTGAAAACTTTCCGAAGCCAGATTTCGTGGCCGGCCATAGCCTCGGCGAGTACTCAGCACTGGTAGCCGCCGGCGCGTTGTCTTTGACCGACGCTGTGCGCACGGTCCGCAAACGTGGCCAGTACATGCAGGCAGCCGTGCCCGTGGGAACCGGCGCCATGGCCGCGATCCTCGGCGCCGATGTTGAGACGGTCGCGGCGGCTTGTGTGGAAGCCGCGCAAGGTGAGGTTTGCAGCGCCGCCAACATTAATTCGCCGAATCAGATCGTGATCGCGGGCGGGGCCGCGGCAATCGATCGCGCGATCGAAATCGTGAAGGCGCGCGGCGCCAAGCGAGCGGTAAAACTCAACGTGAGCGCTCCTTTTCATTGCGCGATGATGATGCCGGCGCAGGAACGTTTGGCCTTGGATCTGAACGAACTCGACTTTAAAGATTTAGCGACGCCGGTCGTCACGAACGTTGATGCGCGGCCGATAAACAAAGGCGCAGAGGCCCGCGACGCGCTGATTCGCCAGGTGTCGCAACCGGTCCGGTGGCTGGAGTCAGTTGAATTTTTGGCGACGCACGGTGTACAAACTTTGATTGAAATCGGACCTGGAAAAGTTTTGAGCGGACTATTGCGGCAAATTAACCGCGAACTCCGCGGTTTGAACGTTGAGGACGAGAATAGCCTGCGCGCCGCACGTGAGGCGCTTGCGTAA
- a CDS encoding acyl carrier protein produces MPDPEIEAKVKQIIVDELGVDENEVTPNARFIDDLGADSLDTVELVMRFEEEFGIEIPDEDAEKIQSVRDAYNYIDQHKAK; encoded by the coding sequence ATGCCCGATCCAGAGATTGAAGCTAAAGTAAAACAGATCATCGTTGACGAACTCGGTGTGGACGAAAACGAAGTCACGCCGAACGCGCGATTCATTGACGATCTCGGCGCAGACTCGCTGGACACCGTCGAGCTGGTGATGCGTTTTGAAGAAGAGTTCGGCATCGAGATTCCCGACGAAGATGCCGAAAAGATTCAAAGCGTGCGTGACGCCTACAACTACATCGATCAGCACAAGGCAAAGTGA
- the fabF gene encoding beta-ketoacyl-ACP synthase II — MNRRVVVTGLGLVTPVGNSVETTWAALVEGRSGADYIKKFDTEKFPVRFACEVKDFDPLNYIEKKEARKMGAFIHYAVAASQEAVNDSGLQITDEIAENVGTYISSGIGDFWAIEREHEKLLKGGPSRVSPFFIPSAIVNLASGQVSIRHNAKGPNSATATACSAGAHAIGDSFKIIQRGDADAMICGGAESAITPMSVAGFAALRALSTRNDDPTHASRPFDLERDGFVIGEGAGIMILEEFEFARRRGAKIYAEVVGYGMTGDAFHITMPDQSGSGAVRVMQKTLSDAGAKPEEVGYINAHGTSTPYNDKFETMAIKKTFGDHTAKLAISSTKSMTGHLLGAAGGVEGVFSVLSIYHNILLPTINYQTPDPDCDLDYVPNTAREVKLNYALSNSFGFGGTNAALLFKRYEE; from the coding sequence TTGAATCGTCGCGTTGTTGTCACCGGGCTTGGATTGGTTACGCCGGTCGGAAATTCAGTCGAGACCACCTGGGCCGCGCTGGTTGAGGGCCGCAGTGGCGCGGACTATATCAAAAAGTTCGACACCGAAAAGTTTCCCGTTCGGTTCGCCTGCGAAGTCAAAGACTTCGATCCGCTGAACTACATCGAAAAGAAGGAGGCGCGCAAAATGGGCGCCTTCATTCATTACGCCGTCGCGGCTTCCCAGGAAGCGGTGAACGACAGCGGACTGCAGATTACTGACGAGATCGCCGAGAACGTCGGCACCTACATCAGTAGCGGCATCGGCGACTTCTGGGCCATCGAACGCGAGCACGAGAAGCTTCTGAAGGGCGGTCCGAGCCGCGTCTCGCCCTTCTTCATTCCGTCGGCGATCGTTAACCTGGCTTCCGGACAGGTTTCGATTCGGCACAACGCGAAGGGGCCTAACTCAGCTACGGCGACGGCATGTTCCGCCGGGGCGCACGCGATCGGGGACAGCTTTAAGATCATTCAACGCGGCGATGCCGATGCGATGATTTGTGGCGGCGCCGAATCCGCGATTACGCCGATGAGCGTCGCTGGATTCGCGGCCTTGCGCGCGCTTTCGACGCGCAACGATGATCCGACGCACGCTTCACGGCCGTTTGATTTAGAGCGCGATGGATTCGTGATCGGTGAAGGCGCCGGCATCATGATTCTGGAAGAGTTCGAATTCGCGCGTCGCCGCGGCGCCAAAATCTACGCAGAGGTGGTGGGCTATGGGATGACGGGCGATGCATTCCATATCACCATGCCGGACCAGAGTGGTTCAGGCGCGGTTCGGGTAATGCAGAAGACGCTCTCCGATGCCGGTGCTAAACCGGAAGAGGTGGGTTACATCAATGCGCACGGAACCTCGACGCCTTACAACGACAAGTTTGAAACGATGGCGATCAAGAAAACGTTTGGAGACCACACGGCAAAGCTCGCCATCAGCTCGACCAAATCGATGACCGGTCATTTGCTCGGCGCGGCCGGCGGGGTCGAAGGCGTGTTCTCGGTGCTCTCGATTTACCACAACATTCTGTTGCCGACTATCAACTATCAAACGCCTGATCCTGATTGTGATCTCGATTACGTCCCGAACACGGCACGCGAGGTTAAGTTGAACTACGCCTTGTCGAACAGTTTCGGATTTGGCGGTACGAACGCGGCGTTGTTGTTTAAGAGATACGAGGAGTAG
- a CDS encoding electron transfer flavoprotein subunit beta/FixA family protein, with amino-acid sequence MKILVLMKQVANKDAILRINKDSTWIEEADLSFEVNESDGYALEESLRIKEKAGGEVVVVSMGPQRAKSVIKDALARGADRAIHVVGDNVGHLSPFAAASVLAEAIREENADLIMTGLQSDDYGYAQTGVILAEVMGLPHATIVIELDATGEQLRVKRELESGWYQWYTMPTPALLTIQSGISQIRYATLKGIMAAKKKEIKEVTPSAEVVGKPSHQRIEKIYLPQKSKQTQFLGNGDAKKGAVELAEKLRTEARVI; translated from the coding sequence ATGAAGATTCTTGTCCTCATGAAGCAGGTCGCGAATAAAGACGCGATCCTGCGCATCAACAAAGACTCGACCTGGATCGAGGAGGCGGACCTGTCGTTCGAAGTGAACGAATCAGACGGCTACGCCCTCGAAGAATCTTTGCGCATCAAGGAGAAGGCCGGCGGCGAAGTCGTGGTCGTGTCGATGGGTCCGCAGCGCGCGAAGAGCGTTATCAAAGACGCGCTGGCCCGCGGCGCCGATCGCGCGATTCACGTCGTGGGCGACAACGTAGGGCATCTTTCACCGTTTGCGGCCGCGTCCGTCCTGGCGGAGGCGATTCGCGAAGAGAACGCCGATCTCATCATGACCGGGTTGCAGTCCGATGATTACGGCTACGCGCAGACCGGGGTGATTCTGGCAGAGGTCATGGGCCTGCCGCACGCGACCATCGTCATCGAGTTGGACGCGACGGGCGAGCAGCTGCGCGTGAAGCGCGAACTCGAAAGCGGTTGGTACCAGTGGTACACAATGCCGACGCCCGCGCTCCTGACGATTCAATCCGGCATTAGTCAGATTCGCTACGCCACGCTGAAGGGCATCATGGCGGCGAAGAAGAAAGAGATTAAGGAAGTGACGCCGTCAGCTGAGGTCGTCGGCAAGCCTTCGCATCAGCGCATTGAGAAGATCTATCTGCCGCAGAAGTCGAAGCAGACACAATTCCTCGGCAATGGCGACGCGAAGAAGGGCGCCGTTGAATTGGCTGAGAAGCTGCGGACTGAAGCGCGGGTCATCTGA
- a CDS encoding electron transfer flavoprotein subunit alpha/FixB family protein produces the protein MSILVVIEHKAGALNKTSLEAIAAGQKLAGDTSQKVSAVVLGSAALASEIAGYEVEKVISVENDKLADYTPDAYAAALEHVVRTTNPEYVIMSHTYQARDFAPKVAARFQKGLIGDCIRMNVEGDKRVFTRRIFLGKLDADVVSDGEPPNFVTFQSGAFRGDQAVKGSGAQVESMSVEIGEVRMKPEAPFQEAKQAVDLSKADVIVAVGRGIKSKDNLALAEKLAEALGGDLAASRPICDAEWLPIDRQIGSSGQTVAPKLYVAIGISGAIQHLVGMKNSQTIVAINKDPEAPIFDIADYGIVGDLFEALPVLTEEIKKLKG, from the coding sequence ATGAGCATTCTCGTAGTCATCGAACACAAAGCGGGCGCGCTGAATAAAACGTCGCTTGAGGCGATTGCGGCGGGGCAAAAACTCGCCGGCGACACGAGCCAGAAAGTTTCGGCCGTCGTGCTGGGCTCAGCTGCGCTGGCGAGCGAGATTGCCGGCTACGAAGTCGAAAAAGTGATTTCGGTTGAGAACGACAAGCTCGCCGACTACACGCCCGATGCCTACGCGGCCGCGCTCGAGCACGTTGTGCGAACGACAAACCCTGAATACGTAATCATGTCGCACACGTATCAGGCGCGCGATTTTGCTCCGAAGGTCGCGGCGCGATTTCAGAAGGGTCTGATCGGCGACTGTATTCGCATGAACGTCGAAGGCGACAAGCGCGTCTTCACCCGGCGAATATTTCTCGGCAAGTTGGACGCCGATGTTGTCTCGGATGGCGAACCTCCGAACTTTGTCACGTTCCAATCCGGCGCGTTTCGCGGCGATCAAGCAGTGAAGGGAAGTGGCGCTCAGGTCGAATCGATGTCAGTGGAAATCGGCGAAGTCCGGATGAAACCCGAAGCGCCTTTCCAGGAAGCGAAACAGGCGGTCGATCTGAGCAAAGCAGACGTGATTGTGGCCGTGGGTCGCGGAATCAAGAGCAAAGACAATCTCGCGCTTGCGGAAAAGTTAGCCGAAGCGCTCGGTGGCGATCTCGCGGCGTCGCGGCCGATTTGCGACGCGGAATGGCTGCCCATCGATCGCCAGATCGGATCTTCCGGCCAGACGGTCGCGCCGAAGCTTTACGTCGCGATTGGCATCTCAGGCGCAATTCAACACCTGGTCGGCATGAAGAACTCGCAGACCATCGTCGCCATCAACAAAGATCCGGAAGCTCCGATCTTCGACATCGCTGACTACGGCATCGTCGGCGATCTCTTTGAAGCCTTGCCGGTGCTCACCGAAGAGATCAAGAAGCTGAAGGGCTAA
- a CDS encoding protein kinase, translating into MTPQQWQEIDRLFQHAVELNPKDRDAFLNEACKGNRSLREEVDSLLVSDAGASNFIDQEVLAQAAPFLAVEFPRLDDGQKLGNYEIVCLIGRGGMGEVYLAQDEVLNRRVALKLLPADYTNHPERLRRFQQEAFAVSALNHPNILTIHELRQVEDLQFIATEFVDGETLRERMNRERLAPLQILDIAVQLASAMTAAHEAGMVHRDIKPENIMLRRDGYVKVLDFGLAKLKEYVEATPATEAHADVNTSSALVMGTVRYMSPEQAQGFPVDPRSDIFSMGVVLFEMVAGHAPFHGKTVIETVKSVVTGEPPWLALDGAAEPLVRIIRKALAKNPDARYRDAQELLSELTALKSQLQLESGGFPGVASRPRRLFHDARAGTARWWATVSAALKSHKLVVAFVSLALAIGIVALVYTTWPEKAISPGTWSVKTPLDRPRAGAAVATLNGNLYVASGNDRSGAINELDEYDPATGKWTSRAPIPTARTAAGAAGINGKLYVFGGCTHNSDCRIGTTNVLEVYDPTSNSWSVKSPMPTARSLMASAVIAGKLYVAGGRGPCPPCSGYDKLEIYDPITDKWDTTKAPLPTAHTSPGGAGLDGKFYVVGGVLTSGEELVNPQRLAMYDPATDKWSLKAALGIPRSSIGLAAIHGQLYAIGGVTRIGSSTVVEAYDPASDQWLPKAPIPAPRSLLQPVAIDGIIYLVGGGDAQGEPVAALDAYTAVCPGSECASTPPGLVGWWPGDGDTSDLAGFNSGSLFGSVKFEQGKVDQAFSLDGSSFVTVGNPAAVSLVNTQMTMDGWIKPRVNAIGIYFGKTEYGKNPYLLLFSRGVSARFKSAGQEVPVHAFSDFPSNTKFYVPPIDQWTHIALTYDGEQIRIYVNGTLMGQAAKTGNIDGDNVPFNIGGRADDQGTGKFNGLIDEVELFNRALSAGEIRMIFEAGGDGQCKPRASCR; encoded by the coding sequence ATGACACCGCAACAGTGGCAGGAAATCGACCGGTTATTCCAACACGCGGTAGAGCTGAATCCTAAGGATCGGGACGCCTTTCTTAACGAGGCTTGCAAAGGCAATCGCTCGCTGCGCGAAGAAGTGGACTCGCTCCTGGTTTCGGACGCCGGAGCATCGAATTTTATCGATCAAGAAGTGCTCGCGCAGGCGGCTCCCTTCCTTGCGGTTGAGTTTCCCAGACTCGACGATGGCCAGAAACTCGGCAACTACGAAATCGTGTGCTTAATCGGCCGAGGCGGCATGGGAGAGGTTTACCTCGCCCAGGACGAAGTTCTAAATCGTCGAGTCGCTTTGAAGTTGCTGCCCGCCGATTACACGAATCATCCAGAACGATTAAGGCGCTTTCAACAGGAAGCATTCGCCGTCTCGGCGCTCAATCATCCGAACATTTTGACGATACATGAACTGCGGCAGGTTGAGGACCTACAGTTCATTGCCACTGAGTTTGTAGATGGCGAAACCCTGCGTGAACGAATGAACCGCGAGCGCCTCGCTCCGCTGCAAATCCTGGATATTGCCGTTCAGTTAGCCAGCGCCATGACCGCCGCCCACGAGGCGGGGATGGTTCATCGAGATATCAAGCCTGAGAACATCATGCTGCGCCGAGATGGCTATGTAAAGGTTCTGGATTTCGGATTAGCAAAGCTAAAGGAGTACGTGGAAGCTACGCCGGCAACTGAGGCGCACGCGGATGTAAACACTTCGTCCGCGCTGGTGATGGGCACGGTCAGATACATGTCCCCTGAGCAAGCCCAGGGATTCCCGGTTGACCCTCGCAGCGACATCTTCAGCATGGGCGTCGTTCTGTTTGAAATGGTTGCCGGCCATGCGCCCTTTCATGGCAAGACAGTCATTGAAACTGTGAAGTCCGTCGTAACAGGCGAGCCGCCCTGGTTAGCGCTCGATGGTGCCGCTGAACCCCTGGTAAGGATAATCCGCAAGGCACTTGCCAAGAATCCGGATGCGCGTTATCGCGACGCGCAGGAACTCTTGTCCGAGCTGACTGCTCTGAAGAGCCAGCTCCAACTAGAGTCTGGCGGGTTTCCCGGCGTCGCGTCGCGGCCCCGACGCCTGTTTCATGATGCGCGTGCCGGAACAGCTCGTTGGTGGGCGACAGTCTCAGCGGCTTTGAAGTCTCACAAGCTGGTGGTCGCGTTCGTCTCGCTAGCGCTGGCCATCGGAATTGTCGCGCTGGTTTATACCACCTGGCCCGAAAAAGCGATCTCACCGGGAACTTGGAGTGTAAAGACTCCGCTTGACCGGCCGCGCGCGGGTGCTGCCGTGGCGACACTGAATGGCAATTTGTACGTGGCGAGTGGCAATGACCGATCGGGCGCCATCAACGAACTCGACGAATATGATCCGGCAACCGGAAAGTGGACTTCGCGGGCGCCTATCCCGACTGCTCGCACGGCGGCGGGCGCGGCTGGGATCAACGGCAAGCTTTATGTTTTTGGCGGATGCACACACAACTCGGATTGCCGGATTGGTACGACCAACGTGCTTGAGGTCTACGATCCGACGTCAAACAGTTGGTCCGTCAAGTCGCCGATGCCGACAGCCAGAAGCTTAATGGCTTCGGCAGTGATTGCGGGAAAGCTTTATGTCGCGGGCGGGAGAGGCCCATGCCCACCGTGTTCGGGATACGACAAGCTCGAAATTTACGACCCGATAACTGACAAGTGGGACACTACGAAAGCACCTCTTCCGACTGCTCATACTTCTCCGGGCGGCGCAGGCCTCGATGGAAAGTTTTATGTAGTCGGCGGCGTTCTTACCTCCGGTGAGGAGCTCGTTAACCCGCAACGATTGGCCATGTACGATCCCGCCACCGATAAGTGGTCGCTGAAAGCGGCGTTGGGGATCCCGCGGAGCAGCATAGGGTTGGCGGCCATCCACGGCCAACTCTACGCCATCGGCGGAGTCACGAGAATTGGCTCGTCCACTGTCGTCGAAGCTTACGATCCGGCGTCGGACCAGTGGCTTCCCAAGGCGCCGATACCGGCTCCTCGCTCTCTGCTCCAACCGGTCGCCATAGATGGAATCATTTATCTAGTCGGCGGTGGCGATGCTCAGGGAGAACCGGTGGCCGCTCTTGATGCTTACACCGCTGTTTGTCCCGGTTCGGAGTGTGCGTCCACGCCGCCGGGGCTCGTGGGTTGGTGGCCAGGGGATGGCGACACGAGCGACCTGGCCGGATTCAATTCAGGCTCGCTGTTTGGAAGTGTGAAATTTGAGCAAGGCAAAGTGGATCAGGCTTTCAGCCTGGACGGCTCATCTTTTGTGACTGTCGGAAACCCGGCCGCAGTAAGTCTGGTGAATACGCAAATGACGATGGACGGCTGGATTAAACCAAGAGTGAACGCCATCGGGATTTATTTTGGTAAGACCGAATACGGCAAGAACCCGTACTTGCTGTTGTTCTCTCGGGGTGTGAGCGCGCGGTTCAAATCAGCTGGCCAGGAAGTGCCCGTTCACGCATTTTCCGATTTTCCATCGAACACGAAATTCTATGTTCCGCCGATAGATCAATGGACACATATAGCCCTGACTTACGACGGAGAACAAATCAGAATCTACGTCAATGGAACTTTGATGGGCCAGGCGGCTAAGACGGGAAATATTGACGGTGATAATGTGCCGTTTAATATCGGCGGTCGCGCAGATGATCAGGGGACGGGAAAATTCAACGGTCTGATCGATGAGGTTGAACTCTTCAATCGCGCGCTATCGGCGGGCGAGATTCGCATGATTTTCGAAGCGGGCGGTGATGGCCAGTGCAAGCCACGGGCAAGTTGTCGGTAA
- a CDS encoding sigma-70 family RNA polymerase sigma factor — translation MAANPREITELLVSWSNGSPTAFEDLVTLIYPELRRLARRHMRQENPAHTLQTSALINEAYLRLVNQRDVAWHDRAHFFAVAAQVMRRILIDHARRHQASKRGAGARLVTLDDMEAMSRERAAEFVALDEALVKLAEIDERKSRIVELRFFGGLTVEEVADVLKLSPITIKREWRSARAWLQRELSGSESVFDVQA, via the coding sequence ATGGCTGCGAACCCGCGGGAGATCACAGAACTTCTCGTTAGCTGGAGCAATGGAAGTCCGACGGCTTTTGAAGACTTAGTTACGCTCATCTATCCCGAACTGCGCCGTTTAGCACGGCGTCACATGCGTCAGGAAAATCCGGCGCACACACTTCAAACTTCGGCCCTTATCAATGAGGCGTATTTGCGCCTGGTGAATCAGCGCGACGTGGCGTGGCATGACCGCGCACACTTTTTTGCCGTGGCCGCCCAGGTGATGCGCCGCATCCTGATCGATCATGCCCGCCGGCATCAGGCGTCGAAACGAGGCGCGGGCGCTCGACTTGTCACCCTTGACGACATGGAAGCCATGAGCCGGGAAAGAGCCGCGGAATTTGTCGCGCTCGACGAGGCCCTGGTGAAACTCGCAGAGATCGATGAACGCAAAAGCCGCATCGTTGAGTTGCGGTTTTTCGGGGGCCTAACCGTCGAAGAAGTAGCGGACGTGCTGAAGCTGTCGCCCATCACAATCAAACGGGAGTGGCGCTCAGCACGGGCCTGGCTGCAACGCGAACTCAGCGGCAGCGAATCTGTGTTTGATGTTCAGGCTTGA
- a CDS encoding kelch repeat-containing protein has product MKHDRRISFFHKTLLVVVLMNVLAATASAQTWSTKSSMPGTRYAFASCVADGKLYAFGGYDGGHIDTVVAYDPGTNSWSAKSPMPVQRTDADAVESGGKIYVMGGQIGGALTTRVDVYDPVTDSWGTPVTPMPTMRTAFGLASIDGIIYAVGGTNGGDLSTVEAYDPISDSWETKASMPTAHSHVGVGVISGVLYAAGSANGNVSFEAYDPATDTWSVKPSMPSTRFIPGVGALGGLLYVIGGATSETLDTVDVYDPATNSWSPGPAMPTDRYAFGVGVMGGVLYAFGGATFTGGFTTLSTVEALSSEQEATPGELTSDLINLVRSFTLQRGVSNSFESKLQKVIVALDSPNGTAEACDQLKAFTNHARAQSGKHLTVAQADQLIAAASQIRTLLGCD; this is encoded by the coding sequence ATGAAACACGACCGACGAATTTCCTTTTTTCACAAAACGCTCTTGGTTGTTGTCCTGATGAACGTTCTGGCCGCCACAGCGTCGGCCCAAACCTGGTCCACAAAATCGTCGATGCCCGGCACCCGTTACGCTTTTGCGTCATGTGTCGCAGACGGCAAGCTTTACGCCTTTGGCGGCTATGACGGTGGGCACATTGACACCGTCGTTGCCTACGATCCCGGGACCAACTCCTGGTCTGCTAAGTCGCCGATGCCCGTTCAGCGCACGGACGCGGACGCTGTCGAATCCGGCGGCAAGATTTATGTAATGGGAGGTCAGATCGGAGGCGCTCTGACTACCCGCGTGGACGTTTACGACCCGGTGACCGATTCGTGGGGTACGCCGGTGACACCGATGCCCACCATGCGCACGGCTTTCGGCCTTGCCTCGATCGATGGAATCATTTACGCGGTCGGCGGCACTAATGGTGGCGACCTCTCCACCGTCGAAGCTTACGATCCCATTTCTGACTCGTGGGAAACCAAAGCCTCGATGCCAACTGCTCATTCCCATGTTGGTGTCGGAGTAATTAGCGGCGTTTTGTATGCGGCCGGTAGCGCGAACGGCAATGTTTCGTTTGAGGCTTATGACCCGGCCACCGATACCTGGAGTGTGAAGCCCTCGATGCCGAGCACTCGCTTCATCCCGGGTGTGGGTGCACTGGGCGGTCTGCTATATGTGATCGGGGGTGCGACATCCGAAACGCTGGACACGGTCGATGTGTATGACCCGGCGACGAACTCGTGGAGCCCAGGACCGGCCATGCCCACCGATCGGTATGCGTTCGGGGTTGGCGTGATGGGTGGCGTGCTGTACGCGTTTGGGGGCGCAACTTTCACCGGCGGCTTCACGACGCTTTCGACTGTTGAAGCTCTCTCAAGTGAACAAGAAGCCACGCCTGGTGAACTGACATCTGATCTCATCAATCTAGTGCGAAGCTTCACGCTCCAGCGCGGTGTCTCAAACAGTTTTGAGAGCAAACTGCAAAAGGTAATCGTGGCGCTCGATTCGCCGAACGGAACCGCCGAGGCATGCGACCAGCTCAAAGCGTTTACTAACCATGCTAGAGCGCAATCCGGTAAGCATCTTACGGTGGCGCAAGCGGACCAGTTGATAGCCGCCGCGTCGCAGATTAGAACTTTGCTGGGCTGCGACTGA
- a CDS encoding phage holin family protein, whose translation MAERQTTAALEQQQDLPSLLERLASDVTTLFDTKLTLLKIEIKEDVNAYVRASVAILAGGIVAAVGFALVNVALAFAISTLFADLDISQPGKYALGFVIAGVLYLAIGSIVIVIMKNRLGRGIVPERTIDELGRDKEWIQKEL comes from the coding sequence ATGGCCGAACGACAAACAACCGCAGCGCTTGAGCAGCAGCAGGACCTGCCCTCGCTTCTGGAACGCCTGGCAAGTGACGTCACAACGCTCTTCGATACGAAGCTGACATTACTGAAGATTGAAATTAAGGAAGACGTCAACGCATACGTGCGTGCGAGTGTCGCAATTCTCGCCGGCGGGATAGTGGCCGCCGTCGGCTTCGCTTTAGTGAATGTGGCATTGGCCTTTGCGATTTCAACGCTCTTCGCGGATCTGGATATTAGCCAACCGGGGAAATACGCGTTGGGCTTTGTCATTGCCGGCGTTCTTTACCTGGCGATTGGGTCGATCGTAATTGTGATCATGAAGAACCGTCTGGGGCGGGGCATCGTCCCGGAAAGAACGATTGATGAACTTGGGCGCGACAAAGAGTGGATCCAAAAGGAACTTTAA
- a CDS encoding SCO family protein: protein MTIEKRVLQTGLILFVFVASQCGGAKSENEKRYPLTGKVIAINKTEKTATINHDEIPGYMEKMTMEFKVKNDSDLDRMNPGDRVTGDLVVTDTSSWIEIMAITQGGAELTPTSVVPGEPKPGDEIADFALVNQDGKPIRLSQYKGKALALTFIYTRCPQPDQCTLMSTHFAAVEKELQQKPDVFAKTHLLSITFDPEYDTPRVMRSYGASHSGRYSDEVFKHWEFATGTAEQVKAIAEYFGVRSFKDPATGKDELVHSLRTAVIDPQGKLVKLYRGNEWKPADIAADLKSLVQTAN from the coding sequence ATGACAATCGAAAAAAGAGTTCTGCAAACCGGCTTAATCCTGTTCGTGTTTGTCGCCAGCCAGTGTGGCGGTGCGAAATCGGAAAACGAGAAACGTTATCCCCTCACCGGCAAAGTCATCGCCATCAATAAGACTGAAAAGACCGCGACCATCAATCACGATGAGATTCCCGGCTACATGGAAAAAATGACGATGGAGTTCAAGGTGAAGAACGATTCAGACCTCGACCGAATGAACCCGGGCGATCGAGTCACCGGGGACCTGGTCGTGACTGACACGTCGTCGTGGATTGAAATAATGGCGATAACTCAAGGTGGCGCCGAGTTGACGCCAACCAGTGTTGTGCCCGGCGAACCTAAACCGGGTGACGAGATTGCGGATTTCGCGCTCGTGAACCAGGACGGCAAACCCATTCGCCTCTCACAGTACAAAGGGAAGGCGCTTGCGCTGACATTTATCTACACGCGCTGCCCGCAACCGGACCAGTGCACTTTGATGAGCACCCACTTCGCGGCGGTGGAGAAGGAGCTGCAACAGAAGCCGGACGTTTTCGCGAAGACGCACCTGTTGTCGATTACCTTCGATCCTGAGTACGACACGCCGAGAGTGATGCGCAGCTACGGCGCCTCGCACTCAGGCCGCTACTCAGACGAAGTGTTCAAGCACTGGGAGTTCGCCACGGGCACCGCTGAACAGGTCAAAGCCATCGCCGAATATTTTGGCGTGCGCTCGTTCAAAGACCCTGCTACGGGCAAGGACGAGCTTGTCCACTCGTTGCGCACGGCCGTGATCGATCCTCAGGGAAAGCTGGTTAAACTCTATCGCGGCAACGAGTGGAAACCCGCCGACATCGCCGCTGATTTGAAGTCTCTCGTGCAAACCGCCAACTAA